The following proteins are co-located in the Acipenser ruthenus chromosome 35, fAciRut3.2 maternal haplotype, whole genome shotgun sequence genome:
- the LOC117395441 gene encoding GTP-binding protein Rit1-like isoform X2, with the protein MQFISHRFPEDHDPTIEDAYKTQIRIDNEPANLDILDTAGQAEFTAMRDQYMRAGEGFIISYSITDRRSFHEAREFKQLIHRVRRTADTPAVLVGNKSDLQHLRQVSREEGQGLAREFQCPFFETSAAFRLFIDDVFVALVRQIRQHEKEAVIAMERKSRHHTSVWKRLKSPFRRKKD; encoded by the exons ATGCAGTTCATCAGCCACAGGTTTCCAGAGGATCACGACCCCACCATcg aggatGCTTATAAAACTCAAATCAGAATCGACAATGAGCCAGCCAACCTGGACATACTGGACACTGCTggacag GCTGAGTTCACTGCGATGAGGGATCAGTATATGCGCGCCGGcgagggcttcatcatctcctaCTCCATCACAGACCGGCGCAGCTTCCACGAGGCACGCGAGTTCAAGCAGCTCATCCACCGCGTGCGCAGGACCGCCGACACGCCCGCTGTGCTGGTGGGGAACAAGTCCGACCTGCAACACCTGAGACAg GTGTCGCGGGAGGAGGGGCAGGGGCTGGCGCGGGAGTTCCAGTGCCCATTCTTCGAGACCTCGGCCGCGTTCCGCTTGTTCATCGACGACGTGTTCGTGGCGCTGGTGCGGCAGATCCGACAGCACGAGAAAGAGGCTGTGATCGCCATGGAGAGGAAGAGCCGGCACCACACCTCGGTCTGGAAGAGACTCAAATCACCGTTCAGGAGGAAAAAGGACTGA
- the LOC117395441 gene encoding GTP-binding protein Rit1-like isoform X1, producing MDSCSSNSSGRQPSSVSSGQSREYKLVMLGEGGVGKSAIIMQFISHRFPEDHDPTIEDAYKTQIRIDNEPANLDILDTAGQAEFTAMRDQYMRAGEGFIISYSITDRRSFHEAREFKQLIHRVRRTADTPAVLVGNKSDLQHLRQVSREEGQGLAREFQCPFFETSAAFRLFIDDVFVALVRQIRQHEKEAVIAMERKSRHHTSVWKRLKSPFRRKKD from the exons ATGGATTCCTGCTCCTCCAATAGCAGCGGCCGGCAGCCCAGCTCTGTGTCTTCAGGCCAGTCCCGCGAGTACAAGCTAGTGAtgctgggggagggaggggtgggCAAGAGTG CGATAATCATGCAGTTCATCAGCCACAGGTTTCCAGAGGATCACGACCCCACCATcg aggatGCTTATAAAACTCAAATCAGAATCGACAATGAGCCAGCCAACCTGGACATACTGGACACTGCTggacag GCTGAGTTCACTGCGATGAGGGATCAGTATATGCGCGCCGGcgagggcttcatcatctcctaCTCCATCACAGACCGGCGCAGCTTCCACGAGGCACGCGAGTTCAAGCAGCTCATCCACCGCGTGCGCAGGACCGCCGACACGCCCGCTGTGCTGGTGGGGAACAAGTCCGACCTGCAACACCTGAGACAg GTGTCGCGGGAGGAGGGGCAGGGGCTGGCGCGGGAGTTCCAGTGCCCATTCTTCGAGACCTCGGCCGCGTTCCGCTTGTTCATCGACGACGTGTTCGTGGCGCTGGTGCGGCAGATCCGACAGCACGAGAAAGAGGCTGTGATCGCCATGGAGAGGAAGAGCCGGCACCACACCTCGGTCTGGAAGAGACTCAAATCACCGTTCAGGAGGAAAAAGGACTGA